The DNA window CTGGTGGTGTATTACCTCCTGCCCTTCCGCTGGCGCTCGGGGTGGATTCTGGTGGGCAGCTACGCCCTGTACGGGTGGTGGCGGCTCGACTTCCTGTGGCTGCTCGTCGGCGTGACGCTGGCCGCGTACGTCTTCGCGCTCGCCCTGGGGCGGGCCGAGGGGGCGCGCCGCTTCCAGATCCTGGCGGTCGCCGTCGCGCTGAACCTGGGGGCGCTCGCGTACTTCAAATACGCGAACTTCGGGGTGGAGAGCTTCAACGCCGCGATCACCAGCCTGGGCTTCGCCCCCTTCTCGTGGGCGCCGATCCTGCTGCCCATCGGCCTCTCGTTCTTCATCTTCCACGCCATCAGCTACCTGGTGGACGTGTACCGCCGCGAGGAGCCCCCTACCCACCACCTGCTGGACTTCGCCGCCTTCATCGCCCTGTTCCCGCACCTGATCGCCGGTCCCGTGTTGAAGTACAACCTGCTCGCCGACCAGTTCCGGCACCGTACCCATACGTTGGAAGGGTTCAGCTACGGCGCCACCCGCTTCATGACCGGCTTTGCCAAGAAGGTTCTGATCGCCGATTCCATCGCCCCGCTCGTCACCGCCGCCTTCAACCAGCCCAACCCCACGCTGGCCGACAGTTGGCTGGGAGCGTTGGCCTACACCCTGCAGCTCTACTTCGACTTCAGCGGGTACTCGGACATGGCGATTGGGCTGGCCGCGATGATGGGCTTCAAGTTCCCCGAGAACTTCAACCATCCCTACATCTCCCGCTCCATCACCGAGTTCTGGCGGCGCTGGCACATGAGTCTCAGCTCCTGGCTGCGCGAGTACCTGTATATCGGCCTGGGGGGCAACCGCAAGGGACGGGCGCGGACCTATCTCAACCTCTTCCTGACGATGGTGCTGGGCGGGCTGTGGCACGGGGCCAACTGGACCTTCCTGCTGTGGGGCATGTGGCACGGCGGCCTGCTCGCCACCGAGCGCCGGATGAAGGAAGCGCAGCTCTGGAAGCCCTCCCCCGCGTGGCTGACCATCCCGGGCACGATGCTGCTGGTCATCCTGGGCTGGGTGATGTTCCGGGCCGACAGTGTGATGGACGCCCTCGGGATGTACCGGGGGATGACGGGGCTCAACGGCGCGGGCCTCTCCGACACGCTGGCCTGGCAGGTGCGGCCCAGCGAACTCGTCACGATGCTCGTCGCCACCGTGCTGGTCTACGTGGCCCCGGTCTGGGGTGAGCGGGTGGGTGATGTGGGCAGCCGCCTGTTGCGCCCCCGCCTCGCCGTGGCGGCCACCACGGCCCTGCTGCCCCTCTTCGTGCTGGCGATCTTGAAACTCAGCGCCCAGTCCTACACTCCCTTTCTCTACTTCCAGTTCTGAGGTCGCCGGTGACCGAATTCGCGCGGGATTATGTCAAGAACGACGGTCAGGGGCACGCGGTTCCCGGGGTGCTGCACTGGCTGCCCGGCCTGTTTCTCCTGGCCGTGCTGGGGGTGGGCGCCCTACTGACCCTGACCTCGCCAGGGGCGCGCACGGTGCCCCAGGATCAGAACGTCACGACCGGCCAGTGGACCGCCGCCTACGAGAAGGGCCTGGACGCGGACGTTCCGTGGCGCCGCCCTGCGCTCGACCTGTGGGGCGGCGCCCAGTACCGCCTCTTCGGGGAGGCCCGGCCGGGGGCCGTGGTGGGCCGGGACGGCTGGCTGTACACCAGTGAGGAGTTCGAGACCGCCCCGGCCGACGCCCGCGAGCTGCGGGACAAGCTGAGGTATGTGGGGGAGGTGCGGCGCGACCTGGCGCGGGACGGCGCGCGGCTCGTGGTGGCGCTGGTCCCCTCCAAGGCCCGGCTGTATTCGTCGCACCTCGGGGGCGTCCGTGTCCCGGCGGCCAAAGCCACCCAGTACGAGACCTTCCGCCGCGGGTTGGAGGCCGAGGGCATCATTGCCCCCGACCTTTATGCGGCGTTGCGGTGGGCGAAGACGGGGGACGGTCCAAACCTGTTCTTCCGAACGGATACCCACTGGACTCCGGATGGAGCGGGCGTGGCGGCCCGGGCGGTCGCCTCGCAGGTGCGGGCGCTGGGGCTGGAGTTTCCCGCAGGGGACTTCAGGGCGGCGCGGGCCGCCCCGGCGATCTACCCGGGCGACCTGCTGCGCTACCTGCCGGGGGCCGAGCGGGCGCCGTCCACCTCCGACTGGGTCCGGGCCCGGTCGACCGAACGGGTGAGCGGCGGCGGGGGCCTGCTGGGTGACGAGGGCATCGCCGTCACCCTGGTGGGGACGAGTTACAGCGCGGCGAGTTCGGCCAATGTGTGGGACTTCGCCGGGCAGCTCCAGCAGGCGCTGGGCACCGAGGTGCTCAACGTCGCCGATCAGGGGCGCGGGCCTTTCCTGCCCATGCGCGACTACCTGCGGAGCCCGGAACGCACCTCCAGTCCTCCCCAGGTGGTGATCTGGGAGATTCCCGAACGGTACCTGCGGGTAGACTACCCAGGACTGGACAACGCCGGAGCCGCCTCCCATGCGCGGGAGACTCCCGGCACACCCCCCTCCTGAGGAGCCACATGAATATTTCAGGATTCCTGCTGTCCTCCAGCCTGCTGCTCGGCCTCGGCTCTGCCCAGGAGACGCCCGCGAAGGCCAGCGAAATCCCAGCACCCCTCCAGGGCTGCGCCAAGTCCAGCAATTACGACGGCAAGGGGAATTTCGAGCTCTTCGGCCAGGACGGCTTTATCTTCGAGAGCCCCGAGTTTCAGGACACGTATGAGTTCAAGGGCCTAGACCAGCTCACCCTCCTCGTTAACACGTTCCGGGCCAGAGGCTCGGAACTCATCCTCGTTCCCGTTCCCTCCCGCGCCATCAAGTACGCGGGGAGCCTGGACCTGACCTCCTATCCGCGGCTCGACTTCTCCAGCCAGAAGTTCGTGCAGAGCTGGGACAAGATGATCGCGTCCGCCCGGGGAACGGGCGCCCACGTCGTCGACCTGCTGCCCGACATCCTGGCGTTCAAGCCCGGCGCCCGCGGCGAGGATTTCTTCTACCCGCGCGACCACCACTGGACCACCTCGGGCGCGGAGAAGGCGGCGCAGGAGACGGCGGACCTGATCGCGGGGATCATCAGGGACCGGCAGCTGGAGCTGCCCACCAAGAAGGGGACGCTCACCCTCACCAGGGGCAGCTCCTTCACCGGTTCCTACGGCAAGCGTTTCGAGGATGTCTGTGGGCAGAAGCTGCCGCAGATGACCAGCTACCAGGCCCGTTACGAGGAGGAGAACGAGTCCCTGCTGGGCGACGAGGACGACGTCATCGGCATCTTCGGGGACAGCTTCGGGCAGGGGTTTCCCGACAGCAATTTCGGTCCCCTGCTGGAATACAGGACGGGGCTGAAGACGGTCAACTACTCGTCGGCGGGGGCCGGGCCGCTGCTGTCCCTCTACGGCTACCTGGCGGACCCCAGGGTGAGGGAGAAGCTCCCCAAATTCATCGTCGTTCCCTTTATGGGGTGGCTCTCCAACAACGCCTTCGACTACAACCAGGCCACGGCGGCGCTGCTCTCCTGCACCGACAGGACGCGGCTGGCCCGGGTGGACTACCCCGCCGGGCAGGACAAGATTACCTTCGGCACGCTTCCCCAAACGGCCGCCCGGAAACTGATCCACATCCACACGAACGAGACCACCAACTACCTGGAGGTGCGGGGGAAGTACACGGACGGCTCGCCCATGCGCTGGGAGAACTGGCGCGTGTCGGCCGACTACTTCCGGGGAAGCCGCAACGACTTTTACAGCCTGGCCGCCGTCGGCCGGACACCCCTGGAGGCCTCCATCGCCATCGACGGCCGCAAACCCACCGCGGGCTACGCGGAGGTGTGCTCGGTCGATGTGGGCAACGCAGAGGGTGCCCTCTCTTCCCCCTGACGGAAGAGCGCTTGGCCGGAATCCGCACGCCTCTTCTGGGAAGGGCTAGCTGCCGACGCCGCCAGTTCTGCCCTCCCTAGGGAGTTTGCGAGGTCCCTGTCAGGCCGGTCACCCTAGACTCTGCCCGTGAGCCCTGACGTTCTCCTCGTGATGTTCGCTGGCGTGTTCGGCCTGCTCGTTGGGTCGTTCTCGAACGTGCTGATCTGGCGGCTGCCACGCGGGGAAAATATCGCCTTCCCGCCCAGCCACTGCCCAAGCTGCGACCACCGCCTCTCCCCCCTGGACCTCGTGCCCGTCGTCTCGTGGCTGGGGCTGGGCGGGCGGTGCCGTTACTGCCGGGCGCCGATCAAGGCTCGGTATCCGGTGATCGAACTGCTGACGGGCGCGGGCTACGCGGTCATCGCGGCGCTGTTCCCCCTCACGACCTTCGGGGCGGGCACCCTGGGGCTGATGCTGCTGTTCACGCTGCTCCTCGTGGCGAGCGCCATCGACCTCGACACGTACACCATTCCCGATGAGCTGACGCTGCCGGGGGTGGTGCTGGGGCTGGCACTGGCGTGGCTGAACACCCGCTCGGGGGCGGCGGCGGGAGGGCTGCCCACCTTTGCCGGGGCCGTGCAGGGAGCGCTGCTGGGTGCAGGGCTGCTCGTGACCATCGACCTGATCGGGTCGTGGGTACTGCGGCGCTTCCGCGAGCGGAACTACCCCGAGCGGCCCATCGGCTACCAGCAGATCGCGCTGGCCCTGCTGGCGGGGGCCTGGCTGGGGCCATGGTGGGGGCTGGCGGCGGCGCTCGTCTCGGCGGGGCTCAACCTGGCCGCGCGGCGGGTCGTCCGTATTCCAGAGATTGTCACCCTGGGCGGTTTCCTCGTCAGCGTGGCGCTGGGGGGCACGGGCTTTGGACCCGGTTTGATCCTGATGGTGCAGGGGGCTCTGGCCGCCGCGGGCGCCGCGTCCCTGGTGGCGGGCGTGTACTGGTGGCTGAAGCGTGAACCAGAGTCGGAGGCCGACGCCCCCTTCGACCCCTCGGCGATGGGCTTCGGGGACGTGAAGCTCGCCGCCGTGATCGGCGTGTTCCTGGGGTGGGAGCGGCTGCTCGTCGCGCTCGTCGTGGCCGTGGTGGCGGGCGCCGTGATGGGCCTGGCGCAACTCGCCCTGCGGCGCGAGAACCGGGTGAAGTTCGGCCCCTACCTGGCGCTGGGCGCCGTCGTCGCGCTGATCTGGGGTGGGGGCCTGGTGGCGGCCTACCGGGGCATGCTGGGACTGTAAAAGAAGGAGGGAGCGGGGCAGCCCTCGATTCGTGGCTGCCCCGCTCTCGTTATTTCTGGACCGGCTCCTGAGGCGGTCTGGCCCGCGCCCCTCCGCGCCGGGGACGTGGCCCGGTGGGCACGGGAACCCCCACGCCGTCGTCCTCGTCGTTCGGGCGGCGAATTGCCGGTGTCCCGCCTCGCCTCTTCTCCAGCCACTGCACCACACGTCTCGGGAAAGAGTCGGCCATGTACTCGGGTACTCGGCGGAATCCGCCCTCACTGCAACTCGGGCACCGCCACCACCGTCACGCGCTGACCCTGCCGCACGCGGTTGAGGCGCACGTCGGCGAGGGCGGTCACCTCGACTCCGGCGGCGTTCGCGGCGTCCTGCGCCACCGTCTGCACGAACAACTCCATGTCCCGCACGACCGGGTGGGCGACAAAGGCGTCGACGTAGGTGTCCAGGCTGAAGAGTTCCAGCAGGCGCTCTCCGGCCTCGTAGCGCAGGGTCAATGTACTGCCCGGCGCCGGGTTGTGGCTGGCGGGGCACAGCTCGGGCAGGTGCAGGACGTGCTCGACGACCGTGGCCAGGCCCGGCCTGGCGTTGGCAATCGTCTTCAGTAGGGGCGCGGCGTCACTCACGAGGCGGCGGCGCGGGCGGCGTGGCGCACCCGGAAGGCGAACAGGGCGGCGATGGTGTACTTGGCGAGGATGTCCGCGAAGATGATCTGCGCGATGTCACGCCCGCTCATGGTGCCGTAGAAGGCCAGCAGCGTGAACAGGATGGAGTCGAGCGGCACGCTCACGGCGTTGCTCGTGAGCACGCGGGTCCACCAGCTCTTCTCGATCAGGCGCTGGTAGACGGCGGTGTCGGCCAGCTCGCCCACCAGGATCGCCAGGAACGACGCGCCGATGAAGCGCCAGGGCGTGCCCACCAGCAGGGCCGCCAGCGTGTTGACGATCAGCGCGGCGGCGATGGCGATGTAAACAGCCTTCAGCCCGCCCGCCCGGTGGATACGGTCGCGCAGGGTGAAGACCGCCGCGAAAAAGATGGTGCCCACGCTCAGCAACCCGAACACGGGGAGCGGGATGAACTGGTTGAGCGTCAGGTTGGCGAGCAGAATGCTGCCCGCGTAGAGAAGGGTCAGGAGCAGGGGTATACGGCCAGCAACAGGAATGGTCATGGCGTCCTCCGGCCACAGCGACAGGACAGGTCACGGGCCAGCGCCGAGGGTAGCAGGTCCGGCAGTCTGGGAAATGGGGTCAGGCCGACCCTGAGCGGGCAAGCGGCGGGGTGAGGGGCACGGCGCGCAGGGCGCGGGCCAGCCGCAGGAAGGCTGCGTCATGCGCCGGATTCGTCCAGGCGGGCGACTGCACGAGCAGGACGGCAGTGACCTGGCCCGGGTCGGGGAGGCCTGCGCCGGGGGAAGTCATGCGGGTGAGGGTCACGCGCTCCAACACGTCGGGGGGGAGGAGGGGCGCAACTTCATTCCGGGTCCGCGCCAGGTCGAATCCCTCCGCGACGGGCAGTCCCGCGTGCCAGTCGGGGTAGAGGCAGGTGTAGCGTTCGATCCGTCCCGAGCGCAGTCCCAGCCCCGCCCAGTTCCCGGGCCTTAAGCGCCCCGCGTCCCCGCTCAGGCTGGCGAGGTCGTGGTGGCTGTCCACGTTCAGCACGTCCTGTCCGGGAAAGGCTTCGAGCCAGGCCCAGGCGTCCGCATGGGTGAGGGTCACGGTGGCCGGAATTCCGGCGTAGCGCTCCAACCCTTCCCAGCCGGGATAAAGGGGGAAGTCGGCGTCCAGGCCCGTCCAGCCGGATGCCGCCAGGTCACGCCTGCGAGCCCGCTCCCGCCACGCCTCCAGCCGGTCGGGCTCGCGGTCGCGGGTGCCCCAGACCGGCGCGTCGAACACGAGTTCCCGCGTGCCGCTGAAGGCGTCCCAGTCGATGCTCAGCAGCATGGCTTGGAGCAGGGGCGGGAGGGAGGAGTGGGCACGTCCCGAGTATCGCCCCGGAAGCTCAGAACTCCAGCAGGTAGCTCACGCTTGCCGGGTCCCGCACGAAGCCCAGGCGGTCGTTGATGGTGAGCATGGGCACATTGTCGCTCGCGTTGTCGGTGCGGACGGCGGGAGCGCCGAGGGTCCGGGCCACGCGCAGGGCGTGGACTTTGAGCAGGGTTGCAATCCCCTGCCCGCGCGCCGCCCGCGTCACGCCTGTCAGACCGGTGAGCAGGTCGGGGCTTGCCTCGGTGCGGAAGAGCGTGGTCTGCCCGACCCACGCGCCGCCCGCGTCCTCGGCGATCAGGTAGGCCTCCGGGAGCAGGCCGGGGTCGCCGAGGACCGCCTCCTCGAACACCTCGCGGCTCAGCGGCGTGGCGGGCTCGGAGCGGGGCACGTCCCGGCGCACGTCGCTCATCAGGGTGTGGAGGCGCGCGGGCAGGTCGGGCTCTCTGGTCTCCCGCAGCTCGTGCAGGCTGCGAACGCGCACGCCCTGCCGGGCCAGCCGGTCCTCCAAAGCTCGGTAGGGCGCCTCGTCGAAGGCGGAGAGGTCCAGCGCGCTCGTGAAATACCGGCTCCCCGCCACGAATCCACGCCGGGCGAGGAAACCGGGGGCGAGGGGATGGTCCTCCCGGGCGCTCGTGCGGACGGCCTGGGCGCCGTGCCGGACGAGTTCCGCCCGCATCGCGTCCCACAGCGCTCCACCCACTCCTCTCCACTGACGCTCCGGGTGAACGGCGAGTTCGAGCATGAAACGCTGCGGGTGGTACATGCCGGGGTTCTGGTACACCGAGGCGAGGCCCACGACCTCCTCGCCCTCCAGTGCCACGAGGGTGAAGGCCGTGTACCCCCACCCCTCCTGCTCGGCGGCGCGTTTGCGGAAGTCCCCCGCGCTGAAGGGGTCGTGCGGCACCGCGAGGGTCCAGAGCCGGGCGGCGGCGTCCCATTCGGGGTCGCGGATGGGCCGGACGGTGGGCGTCATACCCCCTCCACGCTCCCGCGCCGCATCTCGATGAAGGCGGGCCGGGGACGAAAGCCCAGCCGCTCGTTCAGGGCGAGCATGGGGAGGTTCGTGGTCGCGTTGTTCGTCCAGACGGTCTGAATCCTGCGCTCCCGGGCTACCCCCAGGGCGGCGAGCTTGAGCGCGAGGCCCAGGCCCCGGCGACGCCACGCGCGGCGGGTGCCGGTCAGGCCGGTGTTGATCCGGGTGGCGTCGGTCGAGTCAGCGTACATTTCCGTCAGCGCCAGGACCTCGCCCACGTCCGTCACGGCGAGCAGCACCCCCCAAGGCAGGAAGGTCGGCCCCTCCCCCCGCTCCCGGAACGCCTCGAAGGGGAGGGGCGTCGCCTCGCCCGTGCGCGGCACGTCCTCCCGTATCTCCCCGAAGGCCGAGTGGTAGGCCCGCCAGGCGGCGTCCTCCCCCTGTTCGGCGATCAGCTCGGCGAGGCTGACCGCGCGCAGGCCCTCCGGCAACTGCGCCTCCCCAGTCCAGGTGGCCGGATCGAAGGCCGTCAGGTCGAGCACATTGTCGAAATAGCGCAGCGTCTCGGTAAAACCGCGCCGGGTCAGGAACGCGAGGCCGCGGGGCTCGTCCTCGTAGGCGCCCGCCTGAACCTCCTGGGCGCCGCGCGCCTCCAGGCAGGCCTCCAGCACGTCCGCCAAGGCACGGCCCATTCCCCGGCCCGTCGCCTCCGAAAGCACCATCACCTCGGCCCAGTAGCGGCCGGGGTGGAACATGCCGGGGGGCTGCATGAGGAACCCCGTGCCCACCGCCCGCCCGTCCTCCTCGGCGAGCCAGACGCCCACGTAAGGGTTCAGCGGATGCTCCCGCAGGCTTCGCAACTCGTGCCCCAGCAGCTCGGCCGTGAGGGGGTGGCGGGGATTGACCGCATTCATGATCCTCGCCAGCACCGGCAGGTCGGCCTCGGTCGCCTCGCGGACGTTCATGCCTCCCCCTCCAGCCGCAGCTCGTAGCGCAGGTGGGTGGGGCCGCGCACGAAGCCCAGCGCCTCATTCATGCCCAGCATGGCCTTGTTGGGCGGGTCGTTCATGGTGCGAATCTCGCCGCCCCCCGCCTCCTTCAGGGCCCGCATCGCCGCCACCTTGAGCGCCTTGGCGACACCCCGGCCCCGGTCCTCGCGCCGCACACCGGTCATGCCGATCACATAGAAGCCCGCCGGATTCCGCATCAGCGTCGTGTAGCCGACGTAGGGGCCGGTGAGGGGGTCGTCCAGTTCGGGCCGAACGGCCACGAAGGACAGCTCCGGCGCGAAGGTGGGGTCCTCCAGCTCCTGCTTCACCCACGACCCCAGGGGCCGCTTGGTCAGGGTATTCCCCATCGGCACATCCTGGAAGAGCAGCCAGTCGAGTTCCCACAGCCGCCGGTCACGCTGGGGGTCGGCGGCGAGTTCGGCAATGCTCCGTAACTCGATGCCCTGGGCCGCGACGTTCGCCAGCAGGGGGCCGAACCGGCCCAAGTCCACCGCGTTAGTGTCCAGCCGCGACTCGTACCGCTCCCAGACCACGCGGAACCCCCGGCGCTCCAGAAAGGCGCGGCCCGGTGCGTGATGCGGCTGGTCGGTAAGCATGGTGCGGACCTCCCTCGCCCCGCGTGAGCGCACCCGCGAGAGCAGTTCCTCGTACAGCGCCCCGCCTATGCCGAGCCCCCGCGCTTCAGGATGCACGCTCAGGCTGCCCCAGTAGCGCCATTCCTCGAAGGCGAAGTCGTCGTGCCCGATCCGGCCCACGCCCACCACGCGGCCCCCCTGCTCGGCGACAAGTTCCGTTCGGAAGAGGTCCGGATCATGGGCCTCGTCCCAGGTTTTCAGCAGCTCGGGGGTCACGGGCCATTCGGGATCGGAGGCGGTCAGCACGGCGGCCACGTCCGGGAAGTCGTCCGGTTTACGCAGGTCGCGCAGGACAAAAGAAGCAACAGTCACAGCACCATCCTGTACCGGGCTCGTCAGGAGACACATCGGCCACAGCGCCTACCTCCCGGGCCTATCCTGGGCCGCATGACGGATCGCCTGAAACTCCTGCTAATCGTGCCCCACCCCGACGACGAGGTCTACGGGGCGTCGGGCACCCTGATGGACCTGCTGGAGGAGGGGCACCGCTGCGGCCTCGTCACCCTCACGCGCGGCGAGGCGGGGCGCACGCTGGGGCTGGCCGAGGGTCCCGAGGAACTCGCCCGGATGCGCCAGGCCGAGCTGAAAGCGTGCCTGGACGTGATCGGTCTGACCGTCCACGAGCAGCACACCTTTCCCGACAAGTACCTGAAGGACCAGCCCCTGGAGGAGCTGGCAAGAGTGACGCGGGAAGCGATGATGCGGCACAACCCCGAGATTGTCCTGACCTTCCCCCCCAACGGCAGCAACGGGCACCCCGACCACGTCACCACCCACCGGGCCGTGCGGGAAGTGTGGGAGGCCCTGCCGCCTGAGAACCGCCCCCGCTTGTGGTATTACGCCAGCGCCACACCTCCCGAGCGCGAGGACCTGCGCCCCGCCTGGCTTCCCCCCAACCTCCGCCGCGACGTGACGCGCCATATTCGCCGCAAGCTCCAGGCCATCGCCTGCCACCGCACCCAGGCCCTGAGCACCGTGGATTTCATCCGCAAGTTCCCCGAACGCATCACCGAGGAGACGTTCTACGAGGTCGGGGGGTAGGCTGTACCGACGGAAAAAGCGTGCGCCTGACCGTATCCAGAGCTCCTCCCCCTTGCGGGCCGAGTGATGCACGAAGGGCTCTTACCGAAGAAAAAAGCCGTCCGGAAAGGCAAAGATCTCCTCCCCCTTGGGAGGGGGTGAGCGGGCACGCCCTGAGGCGCGGCCAGTAGACGAGACAGGTCATTTTGCAGACGCTCAAGCGGGTTACACGCCCCCTCACCCCGACCCTCTCCCACGAGGGGAGAGCGAGAACAACAGCGCCCCCGCTCCACTGATCCCGCACAGAAAAAGAGCCCGGGACGCACCCAGGCTCCTTTCGTCCAAATGGCTAACCTTCAG is part of the Deinococcus apachensis DSM 19763 genome and encodes:
- a CDS encoding MBOAT family O-acyltransferase, whose translation is MVFSSNVFLFLFLPAFLVVYYLLPFRWRSGWILVGSYALYGWWRLDFLWLLVGVTLAAYVFALALGRAEGARRFQILAVAVALNLGALAYFKYANFGVESFNAAITSLGFAPFSWAPILLPIGLSFFIFHAISYLVDVYRREEPPTHHLLDFAAFIALFPHLIAGPVLKYNLLADQFRHRTHTLEGFSYGATRFMTGFAKKVLIADSIAPLVTAAFNQPNPTLADSWLGALAYTLQLYFDFSGYSDMAIGLAAMMGFKFPENFNHPYISRSITEFWRRWHMSLSSWLREYLYIGLGGNRKGRARTYLNLFLTMVLGGLWHGANWTFLLWGMWHGGLLATERRMKEAQLWKPSPAWLTIPGTMLLVILGWVMFRADSVMDALGMYRGMTGLNGAGLSDTLAWQVRPSELVTMLVATVLVYVAPVWGERVGDVGSRLLRPRLAVAATTALLPLFVLAILKLSAQSYTPFLYFQF
- a CDS encoding alginate O-acetyltransferase, whose protein sequence is MTEFARDYVKNDGQGHAVPGVLHWLPGLFLLAVLGVGALLTLTSPGARTVPQDQNVTTGQWTAAYEKGLDADVPWRRPALDLWGGAQYRLFGEARPGAVVGRDGWLYTSEEFETAPADARELRDKLRYVGEVRRDLARDGARLVVALVPSKARLYSSHLGGVRVPAAKATQYETFRRGLEAEGIIAPDLYAALRWAKTGDGPNLFFRTDTHWTPDGAGVAARAVASQVRALGLEFPAGDFRAARAAPAIYPGDLLRYLPGAERAPSTSDWVRARSTERVSGGGGLLGDEGIAVTLVGTSYSAASSANVWDFAGQLQQALGTEVLNVADQGRGPFLPMRDYLRSPERTSSPPQVVIWEIPERYLRVDYPGLDNAGAASHARETPGTPPS
- a CDS encoding alginate O-acetyltransferase AlgX-related protein; its protein translation is MNISGFLLSSSLLLGLGSAQETPAKASEIPAPLQGCAKSSNYDGKGNFELFGQDGFIFESPEFQDTYEFKGLDQLTLLVNTFRARGSELILVPVPSRAIKYAGSLDLTSYPRLDFSSQKFVQSWDKMIASARGTGAHVVDLLPDILAFKPGARGEDFFYPRDHHWTTSGAEKAAQETADLIAGIIRDRQLELPTKKGTLTLTRGSSFTGSYGKRFEDVCGQKLPQMTSYQARYEEENESLLGDEDDVIGIFGDSFGQGFPDSNFGPLLEYRTGLKTVNYSSAGAGPLLSLYGYLADPRVREKLPKFIVVPFMGWLSNNAFDYNQATAALLSCTDRTRLARVDYPAGQDKITFGTLPQTAARKLIHIHTNETTNYLEVRGKYTDGSPMRWENWRVSADYFRGSRNDFYSLAAVGRTPLEASIAIDGRKPTAGYAEVCSVDVGNAEGALSSP
- a CDS encoding A24 family peptidase yields the protein MFAGVFGLLVGSFSNVLIWRLPRGENIAFPPSHCPSCDHRLSPLDLVPVVSWLGLGGRCRYCRAPIKARYPVIELLTGAGYAVIAALFPLTTFGAGTLGLMLLFTLLLVASAIDLDTYTIPDELTLPGVVLGLALAWLNTRSGAAAGGLPTFAGAVQGALLGAGLLVTIDLIGSWVLRRFRERNYPERPIGYQQIALALLAGAWLGPWWGLAAALVSAGLNLAARRVVRIPEIVTLGGFLVSVALGGTGFGPGLILMVQGALAAAGAASLVAGVYWWLKREPESEADAPFDPSAMGFGDVKLAAVIGVFLGWERLLVALVVAVVAGAVMGLAQLALRRENRVKFGPYLALGAVVALIWGGGLVAAYRGMLGL
- a CDS encoding VUT family protein, whose amino-acid sequence is MTIPVAGRIPLLLTLLYAGSILLANLTLNQFIPLPVFGLLSVGTIFFAAVFTLRDRIHRAGGLKAVYIAIAAALIVNTLAALLVGTPWRFIGASFLAILVGELADTAVYQRLIEKSWWTRVLTSNAVSVPLDSILFTLLAFYGTMSGRDIAQIIFADILAKYTIAALFAFRVRHAARAAAS
- a CDS encoding GNAT family N-acetyltransferase, with the protein product MTPTVRPIRDPEWDAAARLWTLAVPHDPFSAGDFRKRAAEQEGWGYTAFTLVALEGEEVVGLASVYQNPGMYHPQRFMLELAVHPERQWRGVGGALWDAMRAELVRHGAQAVRTSAREDHPLAPGFLARRGFVAGSRYFTSALDLSAFDEAPYRALEDRLARQGVRVRSLHELRETREPDLPARLHTLMSDVRRDVPRSEPATPLSREVFEEAVLGDPGLLPEAYLIAEDAGGAWVGQTTLFRTEASPDLLTGLTGVTRAARGQGIATLLKVHALRVARTLGAPAVRTDNASDNVPMLTINDRLGFVRDPASVSYLLEF
- a CDS encoding GNAT family N-acetyltransferase translates to MNVREATEADLPVLARIMNAVNPRHPLTAELLGHELRSLREHPLNPYVGVWLAEEDGRAVGTGFLMQPPGMFHPGRYWAEVMVLSEATGRGMGRALADVLEACLEARGAQEVQAGAYEDEPRGLAFLTRRGFTETLRYFDNVLDLTAFDPATWTGEAQLPEGLRAVSLAELIAEQGEDAAWRAYHSAFGEIREDVPRTGEATPLPFEAFRERGEGPTFLPWGVLLAVTDVGEVLALTEMYADSTDATRINTGLTGTRRAWRRRGLGLALKLAALGVARERRIQTVWTNNATTNLPMLALNERLGFRPRPAFIEMRRGSVEGV
- a CDS encoding GNAT family N-acetyltransferase, which translates into the protein MTVASFVLRDLRKPDDFPDVAAVLTASDPEWPVTPELLKTWDEAHDPDLFRTELVAEQGGRVVGVGRIGHDDFAFEEWRYWGSLSVHPEARGLGIGGALYEELLSRVRSRGAREVRTMLTDQPHHAPGRAFLERRGFRVVWERYESRLDTNAVDLGRFGPLLANVAAQGIELRSIAELAADPQRDRRLWELDWLLFQDVPMGNTLTKRPLGSWVKQELEDPTFAPELSFVAVRPELDDPLTGPYVGYTTLMRNPAGFYVIGMTGVRREDRGRGVAKALKVAAMRALKEAGGGEIRTMNDPPNKAMLGMNEALGFVRGPTHLRYELRLEGEA
- a CDS encoding PIG-L deacetylase family protein; this encodes MTDRLKLLLIVPHPDDEVYGASGTLMDLLEEGHRCGLVTLTRGEAGRTLGLAEGPEELARMRQAELKACLDVIGLTVHEQHTFPDKYLKDQPLEELARVTREAMMRHNPEIVLTFPPNGSNGHPDHVTTHRAVREVWEALPPENRPRLWYYASATPPEREDLRPAWLPPNLRRDVTRHIRRKLQAIACHRTQALSTVDFIRKFPERITEETFYEVGG